In a genomic window of Spirosoma agri:
- a CDS encoding DUF1684 domain-containing protein, whose protein sequence is MLTNKYLLTGLALIVLIVMYFSFFDDKSSGSSGLDATVKPEAYSQQLEQDRKKKDQLFKTGADSPITDKTTFKGLSYFPADPTYRLTARLEPFADKTQKLVVRMSDGSEEVYDKFAHAVFNLNGETCKLLIVKVQDTYSILFRDATSGKDTYGGGRYLEISPAQLTDSQVLLDFNAAYNPYCVYNPTFACPLPPAENKLPISIKAGERYH, encoded by the coding sequence ATGTTAACGAATAAATATTTACTGACTGGCCTCGCTCTCATTGTCCTGATTGTTATGTATTTCAGCTTTTTCGATGATAAATCGTCTGGCTCGTCAGGATTGGATGCAACGGTCAAACCCGAAGCGTATAGTCAGCAACTAGAGCAAGATCGCAAAAAAAAGGATCAGTTGTTCAAAACTGGTGCTGATTCACCCATTACCGATAAGACGACATTCAAGGGATTATCGTATTTCCCTGCTGACCCGACCTATCGACTCACGGCCCGTCTTGAGCCCTTTGCGGACAAAACGCAGAAACTCGTCGTGCGAATGAGTGACGGCTCAGAAGAGGTGTACGATAAGTTTGCGCACGCTGTGTTCAACCTCAATGGTGAAACGTGCAAGCTACTCATTGTCAAAGTACAAGATACGTATTCTATACTTTTCCGCGACGCCACGTCCGGTAAAGACACGTATGGTGGCGGTCGTTACCTGGAGATTTCCCCTGCACAACTAACAGATTCACAAGTCTTACTGGATTTCAATGCCGCATACAATCCGTATTGCGTCTATAATCCAACCTTCGCCTGTCCATTACCACCCGCCGAAAATAAGCTTCCGATCAGCATAAAAGCGGGTGAACGTTACCATTAA
- a CDS encoding sugar 3,4-ketoisomerase has protein sequence MAKLHELQTFNSDNGSLTVFEKVIPGTIQRVFYIYGAGQNPRAGHRHHKAWNALICLNGSCHVYNHNGYAETTYLLDDPKKCLVLEPEDWHTMYEFSEDAILLVVSNELYDKEDYIYEPYPNNRRSDESVLADSE, from the coding sequence ATGGCTAAACTTCACGAGCTTCAAACATTTAATTCAGATAACGGAAGCCTTACTGTATTCGAAAAAGTGATTCCGGGCACAATCCAGCGGGTCTTTTATATCTACGGAGCCGGGCAGAACCCACGCGCTGGTCACCGGCATCATAAGGCTTGGAATGCGCTTATTTGTCTAAATGGTAGTTGTCATGTTTATAACCACAATGGGTATGCAGAGACTACTTATTTATTGGATGATCCGAAGAAGTGCCTGGTGCTGGAACCTGAAGACTGGCACACGATGTATGAATTCTCGGAAGATGCGATCCTGCTTGTCGTATCCAACGAGTTATACGACAAAGAAGATTACATTTACGAACCCTATCCGAATAACCGACGGAGCGATGAATCGGTGCTAGCTGATTCCGAATGA
- a CDS encoding DegT/DnrJ/EryC1/StrS family aminotransferase, producing the protein MIPFLDLKQINQPHLDRIRKASERVLQSGWYILGSEVENFENQFATFCGTRHCVGVANGLDALTLVLKAWGFETNAEVIVPSNAYIASVLSVTLANLTPVWVEPDPCTYLIDPARIEAAITPRTKAILPVHLYGRCCDMDPICELATRYGLVILEDAAQAHGALYKGKQAGNLGDAAGWSFYPSKNLGALGDAGAITTNDDELASRLRALRNYGSVQKYVNDYIGHNSRLDELQAAILSAKLPSLTTENERRKGLARLYLDGITNPDVMLPPTDQMDQDVWHLFVVRHARRDQFRAFLHERGIGTDVHYPVPPHKQLAYSEHAQCVLPISEQLHRDVISLPLNPTLTNDEVNYIIDTINQFT; encoded by the coding sequence ATGATCCCTTTTCTGGATTTAAAGCAGATCAACCAACCGCATCTGGACCGCATACGTAAGGCTAGTGAGCGGGTTTTGCAGTCGGGCTGGTACATTCTGGGCAGTGAAGTCGAAAACTTCGAGAATCAATTTGCCACTTTCTGTGGTACCCGTCATTGTGTTGGTGTTGCCAATGGGCTTGATGCCTTGACACTTGTTTTGAAAGCCTGGGGGTTTGAGACCAATGCCGAAGTGATCGTACCGTCGAATGCGTATATTGCATCCGTGCTGAGCGTTACGCTGGCTAACCTTACGCCGGTTTGGGTTGAACCCGATCCGTGTACTTACCTGATTGACCCGGCCCGTATCGAAGCGGCTATCACTCCCCGAACCAAAGCCATTTTGCCCGTTCATTTATACGGTCGGTGCTGCGACATGGACCCCATTTGTGAACTGGCCACGCGCTACGGGCTGGTCATTCTGGAAGATGCGGCTCAGGCGCACGGTGCTCTTTACAAGGGAAAACAAGCCGGAAATCTCGGTGATGCGGCTGGCTGGAGCTTCTACCCGAGCAAAAATCTGGGTGCTTTGGGCGATGCCGGGGCCATCACAACCAATGACGACGAACTGGCCAGCCGATTGAGGGCGTTGCGAAATTACGGTTCGGTGCAGAAATACGTAAATGACTATATTGGCCACAACAGTCGTCTGGATGAATTGCAGGCGGCTATTCTGTCGGCAAAGCTGCCCTCTCTGACTACTGAAAACGAACGAAGAAAAGGGTTGGCCCGACTGTATCTGGACGGGATCACGAATCCTGATGTGATGCTACCGCCGACCGATCAGATGGATCAGGATGTCTGGCATCTGTTTGTCGTTCGGCACGCCCGGCGCGACCAGTTCCGGGCTTTCCTTCATGAACGCGGTATCGGAACCGACGTGCATTATCCCGTTCCGCCCCATAAACAACTGGCTTACAGCGAACACGCACAATGCGTATTACCCATCTCCGAACAGCTTCACCGTGATGTGATCAGTCTGCCGCTTAACCCAACGCTGACGAATGACGAGGTGAACTATATAATTGATACCATAAACCAATTCACCTGA
- a CDS encoding glycosyltransferase family 2 protein, with product MELSVVIPVYNSEKTIGPLIERLQTCMTNRAFEVVLVNDGSADGSEAVCQRIAEANANVQFRSLRRNFGEFNAVLCGLNHAKGQYVAIIDDDFQNPPEAILTLLDEAESGDYDVVYSFYAQKQHHWFRNLGSWLVNTLTTYSLGKPHDLYLSSFKLIRREVVDEICNYTGPYPYIDGLIFRVTRNVGRVEVPHHSRTEGRSNYTVKKLIALFLNVFIGYSLWPIRLFTVVGAVLFLVGMVTGTGMGIGWLASLIRPPGWVVVCWAIVTATGLQLLFLGVLGEYLGKLFMAYSGLPPYVEKERKSRQSTQEKR from the coding sequence ATGGAGTTAAGCGTTGTCATACCCGTTTACAACAGCGAAAAAACGATTGGGCCACTCATCGAGCGGTTACAGACGTGCATGACAAACCGGGCCTTTGAGGTGGTGTTGGTAAACGATGGGAGTGCCGATGGCTCGGAAGCGGTGTGCCAACGAATTGCTGAAGCGAACGCCAACGTTCAGTTCAGGTCATTGCGTCGCAATTTCGGTGAGTTCAATGCGGTGCTATGTGGTCTGAACCACGCCAAAGGGCAGTACGTCGCGATTATTGACGATGACTTTCAAAATCCCCCCGAAGCCATATTGACACTGTTGGATGAAGCCGAATCGGGTGATTATGATGTTGTTTATAGCTTCTATGCGCAGAAGCAGCATCATTGGTTTCGAAACCTGGGCAGCTGGCTGGTCAACACGCTGACGACATATTCGCTGGGTAAACCGCATGACCTGTATCTGTCCAGTTTTAAGCTGATCCGCCGGGAAGTTGTCGACGAGATTTGTAACTATACTGGGCCATATCCTTACATTGACGGGCTGATTTTTCGTGTGACGCGCAACGTTGGTCGTGTCGAAGTGCCCCATCATAGCCGCACCGAAGGCCGTTCGAACTATACGGTCAAAAAACTGATCGCTTTGTTTCTCAACGTGTTTATTGGGTATTCGTTATGGCCTATTCGTCTTTTCACCGTTGTCGGTGCTGTCTTGTTTTTGGTGGGTATGGTAACGGGTACGGGAATGGGAATTGGCTGGCTGGCCAGCCTGATCCGTCCGCCAGGCTGGGTCGTCGTTTGCTGGGCCATCGTCACCGCCACCGGATTACAGCTTCTATTTCTGGGTGTGCTGGGCGAATATCTGGGTAAGCTATTTATGGCGTATAGTGGCTTGCCGCCTTATGTCGAGAAAGAACGGAAAAGTCGACAATCAACTCAAGAGAAACGATGA
- a CDS encoding class I SAM-dependent DNA methyltransferase — MIGLSEEYEKMFRLEGQLWWYRILHERVETAVKQQFGERRDIQLLDAGCGTGGLLDFLRKHDYSHLKGIDGSTDGVAFCRARGLSVTLLNLTDLADYEPAVRYDVIVCNDVFCYFTDNELSTLLHELARRLKPGGILISNNNAFAVFRGQHDLAVGSGRRFVRADFEQRMPRAGLTINTATYWSFVLSPLILAMRQWQDWQLRLGWRKPEHAQSDVYLPSSWLNETLYTLVRIEEKVLPRTPFGSSLFIVSKPTATH; from the coding sequence ATGATTGGACTTTCGGAGGAGTACGAAAAAATGTTCCGCCTGGAAGGGCAGTTGTGGTGGTACCGGATTCTGCACGAACGCGTCGAAACGGCCGTTAAGCAACAATTCGGCGAGCGTCGGGATATTCAGCTACTGGACGCGGGCTGCGGAACGGGCGGCTTACTGGACTTTCTACGAAAACACGACTATTCGCACCTGAAAGGGATCGACGGGTCAACGGATGGCGTTGCCTTCTGTCGCGCACGGGGTTTGTCCGTTACCCTGCTGAATCTGACTGACCTGGCTGACTATGAACCGGCTGTTCGCTACGATGTCATTGTCTGCAACGATGTGTTCTGCTATTTTACGGATAATGAGCTGTCAACCTTACTGCATGAACTGGCCCGCCGACTTAAACCCGGTGGTATCCTGATCAGCAACAACAATGCGTTTGCCGTTTTTCGAGGACAGCACGATCTGGCGGTTGGTAGTGGCCGACGATTTGTCCGGGCCGATTTTGAACAGCGGATGCCCCGCGCCGGACTGACTATCAATACCGCAACCTACTGGAGTTTTGTGCTGTCCCCGCTGATTCTGGCCATGCGGCAGTGGCAGGACTGGCAGCTTCGACTAGGCTGGCGAAAGCCCGAACATGCGCAGTCGGACGTATATTTGCCCAGTTCGTGGCTGAATGAAACGCTCTATACCCTTGTTCGGATCGAAGAGAAGGTACTTCCCCGAACCCCATTTGGCAGTTCGCTGTTCATAGTATCGAAGCCAACTGCTACGCATTGA
- a CDS encoding riboflavin synthase — protein sequence MFTGIIETTGLVAGIEAEGTNLTFRIESAMASELKIDQSVSHNGICLTVTSVADGSYTVTAVDETLKKTNLGQIQIGERVNLERCMPATGRFDGHIVQGHVDQTGICTNVQDLDGSWLFDFQYDPDQAGNVTVEKGSICINGVSLTVFNSHDDGFRVTIIPYTYDHTSFRDLKPGDIVNLEFDVVGKYIKKMLAGYR from the coding sequence ATGTTTACTGGAATCATAGAAACGACTGGCCTGGTGGCTGGTATTGAGGCTGAAGGTACTAACCTGACGTTTCGTATTGAGTCAGCAATGGCTTCTGAATTGAAAATTGATCAGAGCGTTAGTCATAATGGTATCTGCCTGACCGTTACGAGTGTAGCCGATGGTAGTTATACGGTCACGGCGGTTGATGAAACGCTCAAAAAAACGAACCTGGGGCAGATTCAGATCGGTGAGCGGGTCAATCTGGAGCGTTGTATGCCCGCCACGGGTCGCTTCGACGGGCATATCGTGCAGGGACATGTGGATCAGACGGGCATCTGCACGAACGTACAGGATCTGGACGGAAGCTGGCTTTTCGATTTTCAGTATGACCCCGATCAGGCGGGTAACGTGACGGTCGAGAAAGGGTCGATCTGCATCAACGGCGTGAGCTTAACGGTGTTCAATTCGCACGATGACGGTTTTCGGGTGACGATTATCCCGTACACGTATGACCACACGAGTTTTCGTGATCTGAAACCCGGTGATATTGTTAATCTTGAGTTTGACGTTGTAGGGAAGTATATTAAAAAAATGCTGGCAGGCTATCGGTAA
- a CDS encoding PASTA domain-containing protein, translated as MAKISTRSLPDLLIQIGIILAFVAVLFLGFFFVYLPFTTNHGQTITVPDVAKLSLDEMKNILDDRNLRYEVSDCTFVAGAQPLTVVQQYPRANAKVKEGRKIYITVTKRVAPMVSMPNLVDMIDRSAARTLESLGLVEGERTYVPDVAKNSVLRQLYNGKEIAPGTPVPKGARIDLEVGDGLGNTMFEVPNVVGLQLDEAEAAIRGSNLKVGTKISVEDPEKEVGTVVRQRPEARTGERIRVGETMDLWVVGPIEPNQE; from the coding sequence ATGGCTAAAATCAGCACCCGCTCCCTTCCTGACCTGCTGATTCAAATTGGCATTATCCTGGCTTTTGTAGCCGTTCTGTTTCTGGGCTTTTTCTTCGTCTATCTGCCATTTACAACCAATCACGGCCAAACGATTACGGTGCCGGATGTCGCTAAACTGAGCCTCGACGAGATGAAAAATATCCTGGACGACCGCAATCTGCGCTACGAAGTTAGCGATTGCACGTTCGTGGCCGGGGCTCAGCCATTAACCGTCGTTCAGCAGTATCCGCGAGCCAATGCGAAAGTGAAGGAAGGGCGAAAAATCTACATCACCGTTACCAAACGGGTAGCGCCAATGGTGTCGATGCCTAACCTCGTTGATATGATCGACCGCAGTGCGGCCCGGACGCTGGAATCGCTTGGACTCGTTGAGGGCGAACGAACCTACGTGCCCGACGTGGCCAAAAATTCGGTACTTCGTCAGCTTTACAATGGCAAGGAAATTGCACCGGGTACGCCGGTTCCGAAAGGGGCGAGGATCGATCTTGAGGTAGGGGATGGTCTAGGAAATACGATGTTTGAGGTTCCAAACGTTGTAGGGTTGCAACTCGATGAGGCAGAAGCGGCTATTCGCGGTTCGAACCTGAAAGTTGGTACTAAAATTTCCGTTGAAGACCCCGAAAAAGAGGTTGGCACCGTCGTTCGGCAGCGGCCTGAAGCCCGGACGGGTGAGCGAATTCGCGTTGGTGAGACGATGGATTTGTGGGTTGTAGGGCCGATTGAACCAAATCAGGAATAA
- a CDS encoding T9SS type A sorting domain-containing protein — protein MDIALPVRPRQPVRRLFLWSFLCFIYIISASAGFAQTSLTLPFFDDFAKPSGTTGEQPNTSLWQPGSGVYINNTMGLNQPTVNVATFDGLKANGLPYVQNNQFAQDYTDTLTSRPINLAGMTTASGVYLSFFYQIKGLGELPDGGSTSVIISGQPSTTVVVVNQPADSLILQFLGSDNVWRNVWTAAGGVPNDQFIQTFVPVTNALYFHAGFAFRFRSFGRASGPFDTWNIDYVYLNKGRTSADAYVKDAAMRQALTPFLKRYTAMPLAQYLVRPEAETADTIATDIRNLNNVINNLKYNFIVRDEVSGRFLQVDTLSATNQFLIGESALVRKFVKPLAARSLSGASRAVLRYTYSITTSDEQNLTIPGGVLKQNDTLSARAVLDNYYAYDDGTWEYGLQLGPRERVAVRFVLNKSDTMAGIRACIVPFRTNQSGQSFVVTVYGNTARTVGGRADGQPGTVLYQKAFSMQYPASRNGFIDFPFDRGIAVKDTFYIGYQQLSSTDTTFLRLGFDKNSPFGSQIFYNGGSLWEQNLAQAGNPNGAGLNLPGAFMLRPVMGGKGSGLVTAIDDAEPLAPLHAYPNPTTGLIRWESQRLTRLEVINLTGRILHAIEPSRGQQTLDLSYLPDGLYLLRFVEGERAAVQKLIIQH, from the coding sequence ATGGATATTGCGCTACCTGTTCGTCCGCGACAACCCGTTCGACGGCTGTTTTTGTGGAGTTTTCTCTGCTTCATCTACATCATATCCGCTTCGGCTGGCTTCGCCCAAACGTCGTTGACGTTGCCCTTTTTCGACGATTTTGCGAAACCATCCGGCACGACCGGGGAACAACCCAATACGTCACTCTGGCAGCCGGGTAGTGGCGTTTACATCAACAACACGATGGGGCTCAACCAGCCAACGGTCAACGTTGCAACGTTCGATGGGTTGAAGGCAAATGGGCTTCCTTACGTTCAGAATAACCAGTTTGCGCAGGATTATACCGATACACTAACATCCCGGCCAATCAATCTGGCTGGCATGACGACTGCCAGTGGCGTTTACCTGAGCTTCTTTTACCAGATCAAAGGACTGGGCGAATTACCGGATGGGGGTAGTACCAGCGTGATCATTAGCGGGCAACCCAGCACGACCGTGGTCGTTGTCAACCAGCCTGCCGACTCGCTGATTCTTCAATTCCTGGGTAGCGATAATGTGTGGCGAAACGTGTGGACAGCAGCCGGGGGCGTTCCTAACGATCAGTTTATTCAGACGTTCGTGCCCGTAACGAATGCCCTGTATTTTCATGCCGGGTTCGCGTTTCGATTTCGCTCGTTCGGGCGCGCTTCAGGACCGTTCGACACCTGGAACATCGATTACGTGTACCTGAACAAAGGGCGAACGTCAGCGGATGCCTATGTAAAGGATGCTGCGATGCGACAGGCACTGACTCCTTTTTTGAAACGATACACGGCCATGCCACTGGCACAGTATCTGGTCAGACCCGAGGCCGAAACCGCCGATACGATTGCGACGGACATCAGGAATTTAAACAATGTCATTAATAATCTGAAATACAATTTCATCGTCCGGGACGAAGTCTCCGGGCGTTTTTTACAGGTCGATACGTTGAGTGCCACCAATCAATTTCTTATTGGTGAATCGGCTCTGGTACGCAAATTCGTTAAGCCGCTTGCTGCCCGAAGTCTGAGTGGTGCGTCTCGGGCGGTGTTGCGCTATACGTACAGCATAACAACGTCTGACGAGCAAAACTTAACCATTCCGGGCGGAGTGCTCAAGCAGAATGATACCCTTTCGGCGCGGGCGGTGCTCGATAATTATTACGCTTACGATGATGGCACCTGGGAGTATGGTCTGCAACTGGGTCCACGCGAACGGGTTGCTGTGCGCTTTGTTCTGAACAAGTCCGATACGATGGCCGGAATTCGGGCGTGTATTGTGCCGTTCCGAACGAATCAAAGTGGTCAGTCGTTCGTCGTTACGGTGTATGGCAACACAGCCCGAACGGTTGGTGGTCGGGCCGATGGCCAGCCGGGAACTGTGCTGTACCAGAAAGCATTTTCGATGCAGTATCCCGCTTCACGCAACGGTTTCATCGACTTCCCGTTTGATCGGGGAATCGCCGTCAAAGACACGTTTTACATTGGTTATCAGCAGTTAAGCAGTACGGATACAACTTTTTTGCGGTTGGGGTTCGACAAGAACAGCCCCTTTGGCTCGCAGATCTTCTACAATGGCGGAAGCCTCTGGGAACAGAATCTGGCACAGGCTGGTAATCCCAACGGTGCCGGTTTGAATCTGCCCGGTGCGTTCATGCTTCGTCCCGTGATGGGCGGCAAAGGAAGCGGTCTGGTCACGGCCATCGACGATGCCGAACCGTTGGCTCCCCTCCACGCCTACCCGAACCCGACGACGGGTCTGATCCGTTGGGAAAGCCAGCGTCTTACCCGACTGGAAGTGATAAACCTGACCGGTCGAATCCTGCATGCCATCGAACCAAGTCGGGGACAGCAAACGTTAGATCTGAGTTATCTGCCCGATGGTCTTTATCTGCTTCGATTCGTTGAAGGAGAGCGAGCCGCTGTTCAGAAGCTAATCATTCAACACTAA
- a CDS encoding rhodanese-like domain-containing protein — protein sequence MDITVQELKERLDKGEKLNLIDVREPAEYDADNIGARLIPLGDLPYQLDELDGLQDEEVIVHCRSGKRSEMAQQILEQNGFNNVRNVIGGMLAYRA from the coding sequence ATGGACATTACCGTACAGGAATTAAAAGAGCGGCTTGACAAAGGCGAGAAACTGAATCTTATTGATGTGCGTGAGCCTGCCGAATACGATGCCGACAACATTGGTGCCCGGCTTATTCCACTGGGCGATTTGCCGTACCAGCTCGACGAACTCGATGGTCTACAGGATGAGGAAGTAATCGTTCATTGCCGGTCTGGTAAGCGTAGTGAAATGGCACAGCAAATTCTGGAGCAGAACGGCTTTAATAATGTCCGTAATGTGATTGGCGGGATGCTGGCTTACCGGGCTTAG
- the miaA gene encoding tRNA (adenosine(37)-N6)-dimethylallyltransferase MiaA has protein sequence MAKAATFVPFSVQSSRSLKTLLIIAGPTAVGKTALCIRLAKALQTDVVSADSRQLYRELTIGTAKPTLSEMQDVPHHFIDSHSITDAVNAGRYERECLAVLDKLFQTKDTVILSGGTGLYINAVCFGLDDMPPVDADLRQNLRDRWETEGLNILQQELRQLDPVYVQTADMQNPARVLRALEVCLTTGQPYSSFRQKQPAQRPFQSVFVALDRPRDELYNRIDTRMDAMLAGGLIEEARSLLPYRHLSALQTVGYQEIFPYLDGSYEYDEMVRLLKRNSRRYAKRQLTWFHNQGDYHWIGPDDDQAIYTLLSTTN, from the coding sequence ATGGCAAAAGCTGCTACTTTTGTCCCTTTCAGCGTCCAGTCATCCCGTTCATTGAAGACCTTACTTATCATAGCCGGGCCCACAGCTGTTGGCAAAACGGCACTTTGCATCCGGCTGGCAAAGGCCCTGCAAACCGATGTTGTCTCCGCCGACTCCCGGCAGTTATACCGAGAACTGACCATTGGTACGGCCAAGCCCACGCTATCGGAGATGCAGGACGTACCACACCATTTTATCGATTCCCATTCGATAACCGATGCGGTGAATGCAGGGCGTTATGAGCGGGAGTGTCTTGCCGTATTGGACAAGCTGTTTCAAACGAAAGACACGGTGATTCTATCTGGTGGAACGGGTCTGTATATCAATGCTGTCTGTTTTGGACTCGATGATATGCCGCCCGTCGATGCTGACCTGCGGCAAAATTTACGGGATCGCTGGGAAACCGAAGGGTTGAACATTCTCCAACAGGAACTGCGTCAGCTGGATCCGGTTTACGTACAGACGGCCGACATGCAAAACCCGGCGAGGGTATTACGTGCGCTGGAAGTATGCCTTACGACCGGTCAGCCTTATTCGTCGTTTCGCCAGAAGCAACCCGCTCAGCGACCATTCCAGTCTGTGTTTGTTGCGCTTGATCGGCCGCGCGATGAATTATATAACCGAATCGATACCCGAATGGATGCCATGCTTGCCGGGGGGCTGATAGAAGAAGCGCGGTCGTTACTGCCTTATCGTCATTTGTCGGCCCTGCAAACGGTGGGCTATCAGGAAATTTTTCCGTATCTGGATGGATCGTATGAATACGATGAAATGGTACGCCTGCTAAAGCGAAACTCCCGACGCTACGCCAAACGCCAGCTTACGTGGTTTCATAATCAGGGCGATTACCACTGGATCGGACCCGACGACGATCAGGCAATTTATACGCTCCTTTCGACTACCAACTAA
- a CDS encoding winged helix-turn-helix transcriptional regulator, producing the protein MNGNTHTQRISDVNQLFLKKTLDIICGKWRLFIIFQLSEQDRRYGELRRMIPDVSEKVLIQELKALVELGVLQKKSYNEVPPRVEYGLTEKTRTILPVLNQIMVIGHTFLAP; encoded by the coding sequence ATGAACGGTAATACCCATACACAACGAATTTCGGACGTCAATCAACTGTTTCTAAAAAAAACACTAGACATTATCTGTGGTAAATGGCGGCTTTTTATTATTTTTCAGTTGAGTGAGCAAGACCGCCGATATGGTGAATTGCGCCGAATGATTCCGGATGTCAGCGAAAAAGTATTGATCCAGGAGTTGAAAGCGCTGGTCGAGTTGGGTGTGTTACAGAAAAAATCGTACAACGAAGTTCCCCCTCGTGTCGAATACGGACTCACCGAAAAGACACGGACCATTTTGCCCGTTCTAAATCAGATCATGGTGATTGGCCACACGTTTCTTGCACCCTAA